From the Deinococcus seoulensis genome, the window TAAGCTCAGCATGCTGATAGTTTATCAGAGCACCCTCAGCTCCCTGGAATCCAGGAAGAGCCTTGAGGAAAGTTCAACCGAGGAGCGGCGAAAGGATTCCAGTCTGGCGGAAAGTTACGAAGGGCCGGCCGACTGGGCCAGTTGGATGATGATCAACGACCACCTGGGAACGAACGCGTTCAGCTTGCGGGAACTGGTGGAGGAACTCGGCGTCCGGCGCTTCGGGCAGCGGATGCGGGTCGGAGACGTGTTCTGTGGAGGTGGGTCCGTGCCGTTCGAGGCGGCGCGACTGGGGTGCGACACGTACGCCAGTGACTTGAATCCAGTGGCGGGTCTGCTCACGTGGAGTAATCAGGCCTTGCTGTGCGCGGAACCGGCGGATCGCCGGCGGATTGAGGCGGATCAGCAGTGGGTGTACGCCGAGGCGGACTGTCAGGTGACCGAGTGGGGCATCGAGCACGACGAGCGGGGCCGGCGGGCGGACGCGTACCTGTGGTGTAACGAGGTTATGGATCCGGAAACGGGGTACCGGGTGCCCCTATCAGCCACCTGGGTCATTTCGGCGCGGGACCGCGTGGTGGCCGAACTGGTCCCGGACGAGGCGAACAGGCGCTACGAGATCCGGGTGGTTCAGAACGCCACCCCGGAACAACTTCTGCGTGCGAAGCAGGGCACTGTGGTAGATCAGGCGCTCGTACCACCCGGTACGCCGGAGTGCCCGCAGCCGCAGCGGACGCTGCTCTCACGGCTACGTGAGCGGCATGATCATGGGCGGGGCCTCCGGAAGTGGGAGAAGAATGACCTGACGCCTGCCCCGGAGGACTTCCTTCAAGAGCGGCTGTACTGCGTGCGCTGGAGCGAGGACGTGCTCGTTGGACGCCGCTGGAAGAGCCAGCGGAGCTACGAGGCGGCGACGGCCGCCGACCTCGACCGCGAAGCGCGGTGTCTGGCGTTACTGCGGGAACGGCTGCCCGACTGGCGAGCCAGGGGACTGATTCCAGAGGACCCGATCCATGTGGTGGATCGCCGGCAGGTCCGCCTGCCGGAAACGCGGGGCTGGACGCACTGGCACCACCTGTTCACACCGAGACAACTGCTGATCAGTGGCCTGCTGGCCGAGGTGACGGAAGCCAGCAGCTCCGCGAAGGAACTGCTTGGCTTCGCGGGCAAGGTCGCGGACCGGGGGTCGAAGTTCTGCCTGTGGAGTCGCGTGACGGACACGCCGACCAGTACCTTCACGTCTCACGTAATGGCACCCATCTACAACTGGAGTGCGCGGGGACTGCGGCTGTACCGCAGTCTGCAACTCCCCACCTCGTCCATGCCTTCCGTTGGACTGAACGTGGATCTGCGTGACGCCCGGGCGGCGGATCAGGTCTGCTCGGTGTGGTTAACGGATCCCCCTTACGCGGACGCCATTCAGTACGAGCACCTCAGTGAGTTCTACCTGGCATGGTCCGGTCATCGGCTGACACGCCACTTCCCGGACTGGTATGCCGACCCGAAACGTGCGCTGGCTCTTCAGGGGAAAGGCGCTGAATTCCACGCGGCTATGATCGAGGTGTACTCGAACCTGGCGCGCTTGATGCCGGAAAACGGACTTCAGGTGGTCATGTTCACGCACCGTGACGCGCGGCTCTGGGCAGATCTGGGCATGATCATGTGGGCGTCCGGCCTCAAGGTCACGGCCGCGTGGACGGTCGCCACGGAAACCGAGGGTCGCGCGACCGGCGCGAGCGCCGTGCAGAGCACGGTCCTGCTGGTGTTGCGGCGGCGCGGCCCGGAGGTCGACCTTCTCTTCGAGGACGAGATCCTATCCCTGATGGAAACGGAAGTGGCGCGGCAACTGGCCGACATGCGCGCCCTGGAGGAAGCCGGGCTTCACTGGGACGCCGCTGACCTGCAACTCGCCACCTACGCGGCCGCGCTGCGCGTGATCACCTCGCACGACATTGAAGGAATCGACCCGCAGCGTGAACTGCTCAAAGTACGCGTCAAGGGCGAGCAGTCTCCTGTGCACCGCCTGATCGAACAGGCCTCGCAGATCGCCAGCCGTGACCTCATGCCGCCGAATCTGAACGCCGCGCTGTGGCGCGAACTGGGCGCACACGAACGCTTCTACCTCAAGGGCCTGGAAGCCGAAACCCGCCGTGACTCCCGAAGCGGCGTGTACCAGGAACTGTCCAGAGGTCTGGCCGCCAACGCCTGGCAGGAACTCGTCAGTGAGAGACGCGGACAGGCCGTTCGGCTGATGACCGCGACTGAGATGGGTCAGCGCGGCCTTCAGACCGGACCGCTGGCCGGCACGCTCCTACGTCACGTCCTCATGGCAGTGAAACTCACCCGGCAGCACGAACAACCGGACCGGGGCGTCGCCTGGCTTCATAAAGAGCTGCAGCGGTTCGACACGCAGCGCGCCAGAGCACTGGAACTGATCGAATTTCTCAGCCGGCAGACGTCCCCGCACTGGGCAGCGGACGCCGGAGCGGCCCGCCTGCTGCGCGGCGCCCTCATGAATGGTGAATCCTGATGACACTGCGCCGCTTCAGCGCCCGACTGGGCC encodes:
- a CDS encoding DUF1156 domain-containing protein produces the protein KLSMLIVYQSTLSSLESRKSLEESSTEERRKDSSLAESYEGPADWASWMMINDHLGTNAFSLRELVEELGVRRFGQRMRVGDVFCGGGSVPFEAARLGCDTYASDLNPVAGLLTWSNQALLCAEPADRRRIEADQQWVYAEADCQVTEWGIEHDERGRRADAYLWCNEVMDPETGYRVPLSATWVISARDRVVAELVPDEANRRYEIRVVQNATPEQLLRAKQGTVVDQALVPPGTPECPQPQRTLLSRLRERHDHGRGLRKWEKNDLTPAPEDFLQERLYCVRWSEDVLVGRRWKSQRSYEAATAADLDREARCLALLRERLPDWRARGLIPEDPIHVVDRRQVRLPETRGWTHWHHLFTPRQLLISGLLAEVTEASSSAKELLGFAGKVADRGSKFCLWSRVTDTPTSTFTSHVMAPIYNWSARGLRLYRSLQLPTSSMPSVGLNVDLRDARAADQVCSVWLTDPPYADAIQYEHLSEFYLAWSGHRLTRHFPDWYADPKRALALQGKGAEFHAAMIEVYSNLARLMPENGLQVVMFTHRDARLWADLGMIMWASGLKVTAAWTVATETEGRATGASAVQSTVLLVLRRRGPEVDLLFEDEILSLMETEVARQLADMRALEEAGLHWDAADLQLATYAAALRVITSHDIEGIDPQRELLKVRVKGEQSPVHRLIEQASQIASRDLMPPNLNAALWRELGAHERFYLKGLEAETRRDSRSGVYQELSRGLAANAWQELVSERRGQAVRLMTATEMGQRGLQTGPLAGTLLRHVLMAVKLTRQHEQPDRGVAWLHKELQRFDTQRARALELIEFLSRQTSPHWAADAGAARLLRGALMNGES